From Ancylobacter pratisalsi, one genomic window encodes:
- a CDS encoding terminase small subunit translates to MLTDGSGAVSRRSARGCRGSARTEIEVDAVLRRWWDIATANAADVIQYRHGACRYCYGLGHLYQWRSPREFDEAVAEAELKKHCVPTCDGGFDYDHTLSPHPRCPECSGQGVGRVQANDTEQLSGSALLLYNGVKATKDGLEIKPRDRDKALENVARHLGMFNDKVRLQGGAENPLSLLIRQIQGSAMPVVANPPDDEDEE, encoded by the coding sequence TTGCTGACAGACGGCTCCGGGGCCGTATCCAGACGGTCCGCTCGTGGGTGCCGAGGGTCAGCCCGCACCGAGATCGAGGTCGACGCCGTGCTGCGACGCTGGTGGGACATCGCAACGGCGAATGCGGCTGATGTCATTCAGTATCGACATGGTGCCTGCCGCTATTGCTATGGCCTTGGCCACCTCTACCAGTGGCGCTCGCCGCGCGAGTTCGACGAGGCGGTCGCGGAGGCCGAACTGAAGAAGCACTGTGTCCCCACCTGCGACGGCGGCTTCGACTATGACCACACGCTCAGCCCGCACCCGCGATGCCCGGAATGCAGCGGCCAGGGTGTGGGCCGCGTCCAGGCAAACGACACCGAACAATTGTCCGGCTCCGCCCTGCTGCTCTACAACGGCGTGAAGGCCACCAAGGACGGCCTGGAGATCAAGCCGCGCGACCGCGACAAGGCGCTCGAGAACGTCGCCCGTCACCTCGGCATGTTCAACGACAAGGTCAGGCTCCAGGGTGGCGCCGAGAACCCGCTCTCGCTTCTGATCCGACAGATCCAGGGCAGCGCCATGCCCGTCGTAGCCAACCCGCCCGACGATGAGGATGAAGAGTGA
- a CDS encoding RluA family pseudouridine synthase, which produces MRVPLEPMDDGDEAALEDGATSVDIIAGAEDEGLRLDRVLARHRPELSRTRLQALIAEGRLTRNGQPVSGGATKVAAGDRFSLSIPEPKPAAPIAQNIALDIVYEDGDLIVIDKPAGLVVHPAPGNPDGTLVNALLHHCGDSLSGVGGVRRPGIVHRLDKDTSGLLVVAKNDRAHKALAAQFADHGRTGPLERAYLAFVWGVPDLPSGTVDVPVGRHSTARERITVRSDGRFALTHWQRLATYSDAAGRPVATLMECRLETGRTHQIRVHMDHIGHPLLGDSVYGIGQRTKANRLGEKARLVLGRLGRQALHAARLGFEHPSTGAFLLFESPLPAELAALQEALEIEE; this is translated from the coding sequence ATGCGGGTACCGCTGGAGCCAATGGACGATGGGGACGAGGCCGCGCTGGAAGACGGCGCGACGAGCGTCGATATCATCGCCGGCGCCGAGGATGAAGGGCTGCGTCTCGATCGCGTCCTTGCCCGACACCGTCCCGAGCTCAGCCGCACACGCCTTCAGGCGCTGATCGCGGAAGGCCGCCTGACCCGCAATGGCCAGCCCGTTTCCGGCGGTGCGACCAAGGTCGCCGCGGGGGATCGCTTCTCCCTCTCCATCCCCGAACCCAAACCTGCCGCACCCATCGCACAGAACATCGCACTCGACATCGTCTACGAGGACGGCGACCTCATCGTCATCGACAAGCCGGCCGGGCTGGTCGTGCACCCTGCCCCGGGCAACCCCGACGGCACGCTGGTCAATGCCCTGCTGCACCATTGCGGGGACAGCCTTTCGGGCGTGGGCGGCGTGCGCCGGCCGGGCATCGTGCACCGGCTCGATAAGGACACATCGGGGCTGCTTGTCGTCGCCAAGAACGACAGGGCGCACAAAGCGCTCGCCGCCCAGTTTGCCGACCATGGGCGCACCGGCCCGCTGGAACGCGCCTACCTGGCGTTCGTCTGGGGCGTGCCCGATCTGCCGAGTGGTACGGTCGACGTCCCCGTGGGGCGTCATTCGACCGCGCGCGAGCGCATCACGGTGCGCAGTGACGGGCGCTTCGCCCTCACCCACTGGCAGCGCCTCGCGACCTATTCGGACGCCGCCGGCAGACCCGTCGCCACCCTTATGGAATGCCGGCTGGAGACGGGGCGCACTCACCAGATCCGGGTTCACATGGACCATATCGGCCATCCACTGCTGGGCGATTCGGTCTACGGTATCGGACAGCGAACCAAGGCCAACAGGCTCGGCGAGAAAGCCCGGCTCGTGCTTGGGCGCCTGGGTCGCCAGGCGCTTCATGCCGCGCGGCTGGGCTTCGAACATCCCTCCACCGGCGCGTTCCTCTTGTTCGAAAGCCCGCTGCCGGCGGAACTCGCCGCGTTGCAGGAGGCCCTGGAAATTGAGGAATGA
- the rpoH gene encoding RNA polymerase sigma factor RpoH translates to MARSAMTLPSAEGGLSRYLNEIRRFPMLEPQEEFMLAKRWREHEDSEAAHRLVTSHLRLVAKIAMGYRGYGLPISEVISEGNVGLMQAVKRFEPDKGFRLATYAMWWIKASIQEYILRSWSLVKMGTTAAQKKLFFNLRKAKSQISALEEGDLRPDQVQQIATKLGVTEQDVIDMNRRLSGDASLNAPLRGDAEGGGEWQDWLADDHDSQESILAESEELDNRRSALAGALSVLNERERRIFEARRLSDNPMTLEDLASEFGVSRERVRQIEVRAFEKVQKAVVDRVHQLETAPAAPQALPVH, encoded by the coding sequence ATGGCCCGTTCCGCCATGACCTTGCCGTCCGCCGAAGGCGGCCTGAGCCGTTATCTGAACGAGATCCGCCGGTTCCCGATGCTGGAGCCGCAGGAAGAGTTCATGCTCGCCAAACGCTGGCGCGAGCACGAGGATTCCGAGGCGGCCCACCGGCTCGTCACCAGCCATTTGCGCCTCGTTGCCAAGATCGCCATGGGCTATCGCGGCTATGGCCTGCCGATTTCCGAGGTCATCTCGGAAGGCAATGTGGGCCTGATGCAGGCGGTCAAGCGCTTCGAACCGGACAAGGGCTTCCGCCTCGCCACCTATGCCATGTGGTGGATCAAGGCCTCGATCCAGGAGTACATCCTGCGTTCGTGGAGCCTTGTGAAGATGGGCACCACGGCCGCGCAGAAGAAGCTGTTCTTCAATCTGCGCAAGGCCAAGAGCCAGATCTCCGCGCTGGAAGAGGGCGATTTGCGTCCCGACCAGGTTCAGCAGATCGCCACCAAGCTCGGCGTTACCGAGCAGGACGTGATCGACATGAACCGTCGCCTTTCCGGCGACGCCTCCCTGAACGCGCCGCTGCGCGGGGATGCCGAGGGAGGTGGCGAGTGGCAGGACTGGCTCGCCGACGATCATGACAGCCAGGAATCAATCCTGGCGGAAAGCGAAGAGCTGGATAACCGGCGAAGTGCGCTGGCCGGCGCGCTCTCGGTGCTCAACGAGCGTGAGCGGCGCATCTTCGAGGCCCGGCGGCTGTCGGACAACCCGATGACGCTGGAGGATCTCGCCTCCGAATTTGGCGTGTCGCGCGAACGCGTTCGCCAGATTGAGGTCCGCGCTTTCGAAAAGGTGCAGAAGGCGGTCGTCGACCGCGTTCACCAGCTGGAGACGGCACCGGCAGCGCCGCAGGCCCTGCCGGTCCATTGA
- a CDS encoding CBS domain-containing protein, with protein sequence MLVADLMKLKKARVPTIRMSETIEMAATLLNRERIGAVVVKDACGSEGDTVVGIFSERDVVRAIADRGVAALKVSVADLMSRNMISCQMDDSVDQVRALMDEHHVRHLPVLEDHQLVGVLSIRDILSHDVRMAETRSSATKRPAVAEGSALPA encoded by the coding sequence ATGCTTGTCGCCGATCTTATGAAATTAAAAAAGGCCCGCGTGCCGACCATCCGCATGTCGGAAACCATTGAAATGGCAGCCACTTTGCTAAACCGCGAGCGTATTGGCGCCGTGGTGGTAAAGGACGCCTGCGGCTCGGAAGGCGATACGGTCGTCGGCATCTTCTCCGAACGCGACGTGGTGCGCGCCATTGCCGACCGTGGGGTCGCCGCCCTGAAGGTCAGCGTCGCCGACCTCATGTCGCGCAACATGATTTCCTGCCAGATGGACGACAGCGTCGACCAGGTGCGGGCGCTGATGGATGAACATCATGTCCGGCACTTGCCGGTACTTGAGGACCATCAACTCGTCGGCGTGCTCAGCATCCGCGACATCCTCTCACATGATGTGCGTATGGCCGAAACCCGTTCCAGCGCAACGAAAAGGCCGGCAGTGGCCGAAGGATCAGCCCTGCCAGCCTGA
- a CDS encoding NAD(P)(+) transhydrogenase (Re/Si-specific) subunit beta: MNANLVAVLYLVSGVLFIMALRGLSSPVTSRQGNMYGMVGMTIAILTTLAASPPAGFGGWVLVIGGLAIGGGAGAVIARKIAMTAMPQLVAAFHSLVGLAAVMVAAAALYAPEAFGIGEPGMIHGQALIEMSLGVAIGAITFTGSVIAFAKLNGNMSGKPIMLPGRHVINAGLAVLIVVLIGVLVATESHTVFWLIVLASLVFGGLLIVPIGGADMPVVVSMLNSYSGWAAAGIGFTLGNTALIITGALVGSSGAILSYIMCKGMNRSFVSVILGGFGGDAAAGPAGAAESRPVKQGSAEDAAFIMKNASKVIIVPGYGMAVAQAQHALREMADRLKEEGVEVKYAIHPVAGRMPGHMNVLLAEANVPYDEVFELEDINSEFAQADVAFVIGANDVTNPAAKTDPTSAIYGMPILDVEKAKTVLFIKRGMAAGYAGVENELFFRDNTMMLFADAKKMVEDIVKNI, translated from the coding sequence ATGAACGCCAATCTGGTAGCGGTTCTCTACCTCGTCTCGGGGGTTCTGTTCATCATGGCGCTGCGCGGGCTTTCCAGCCCGGTGACCTCGCGCCAGGGGAACATGTACGGCATGGTCGGCATGACCATCGCCATTCTGACCACGCTGGCGGCGAGCCCGCCGGCGGGCTTCGGAGGCTGGGTGCTGGTGATCGGCGGCCTTGCCATCGGCGGCGGGGCGGGCGCGGTGATCGCGAGGAAGATCGCGATGACGGCGATGCCCCAGCTGGTGGCGGCGTTCCATTCGCTGGTGGGCCTTGCGGCGGTGATGGTGGCGGCGGCGGCGCTGTATGCGCCGGAAGCGTTCGGCATCGGCGAGCCGGGCATGATCCACGGCCAGGCGCTGATCGAGATGAGCCTCGGCGTGGCGATCGGCGCCATCACCTTCACCGGTTCGGTGATCGCCTTCGCCAAGCTCAACGGCAACATGAGCGGCAAGCCGATCATGCTTCCCGGCCGCCATGTGATCAACGCCGGCCTTGCGGTGCTGATCGTGGTGCTGATCGGCGTGCTGGTGGCGACCGAGAGCCACACCGTGTTCTGGCTGATCGTGCTGGCGAGCCTTGTGTTCGGCGGCCTGCTGATCGTGCCGATCGGCGGGGCGGACATGCCGGTGGTGGTGTCGATGCTGAACAGCTATTCGGGCTGGGCGGCGGCGGGCATCGGGTTCACGCTTGGCAACACGGCGCTGATCATCACCGGCGCGCTGGTGGGCTCGTCGGGCGCCATCCTGAGCTACATCATGTGCAAGGGGATGAACCGTTCGTTTGTGTCGGTGATCCTTGGCGGGTTCGGCGGCGATGCGGCGGCGGGTCCGGCGGGGGCGGCGGAGAGCCGCCCGGTGAAGCAGGGCTCGGCGGAGGACGCGGCGTTCATCATGAAGAACGCGTCGAAGGTGATCATCGTGCCGGGCTACGGCATGGCGGTGGCGCAGGCCCAGCACGCGCTTCGCGAGATGGCGGACCGTCTGAAGGAGGAAGGCGTCGAGGTGAAGTACGCCATCCATCCGGTGGCGGGGCGCATGCCCGGGCACATGAACGTGCTGCTGGCGGAAGCGAACGTGCCCTATGACGAGGTGTTCGAGCTTGAGGACATCAACTCGGAGTTCGCGCAGGCGGACGTGGCCTTCGTGATCGGGGCGAACGACGTGACCAACCCGGCGGCGAAGACCGACCCGACCTCGGCGATCTACGGCATGCCGATCCTGGACGTGGAGAAGGCCAAGACCGTGCTGTTCATCAAGCGCGGCATGGCCGCCGGCTATGCCGGCGTCGAGAACGAGCTCTTCTTCCGCGACAACACCATGATGCTCTTCGCCGACGCAAAGAAAATGGTCGAGGATATCGTCAAAAATATCTGA
- a CDS encoding proton-translocating transhydrogenase family protein, which produces MANPAGGVILAQNAVGDLTAQNAVEGARTAAEVARQAAEAAQAYADAAAQNYAEMAGAVAHGLSGGAIDPFVFRLAIFVLAVCVGYYVVWSVTPALHTPLMSVTNAISSVIVVGALLAVGVDTVAEGTGWARGFGFIGLVLASVNIFGGFLVTSRMLAMYAKKK; this is translated from the coding sequence ATGGCCAATCCGGCAGGGGGCGTGATACTCGCCCAGAACGCGGTGGGGGACCTGACCGCGCAGAACGCGGTTGAAGGCGCCCGCACGGCCGCGGAAGTCGCGCGCCAGGCGGCGGAGGCGGCGCAGGCCTACGCGGACGCGGCGGCGCAGAACTACGCGGAGATGGCGGGCGCGGTGGCGCACGGTCTGAGCGGAGGGGCGATCGACCCGTTCGTGTTCCGCCTGGCGATCTTCGTGCTGGCGGTGTGCGTGGGCTACTACGTGGTGTGGTCGGTGACGCCGGCGCTGCACACGCCGCTGATGAGCGTGACCAACGCGATCTCGTCGGTGATCGTGGTGGGGGCGCTGCTGGCGGTGGGCGTGGACACGGTGGCCGAGGGCACGGGCTGGGCGCGGGGCTTCGGCTTCATCGGGCTTGTGCTGGCTTCGGTGAACATCTTCGGCGGGTTCCTTGTGACCAGCCGGATGCTCGCCATGTACGCGAAGAAGAAGTGA
- a CDS encoding Re/Si-specific NAD(P)(+) transhydrogenase subunit alpha: protein MRIAIVKESSGSEPRVAASPDTVKRYVGLGFEVFVSSGAGDLSGVGDGDYEGAGASVVGDNAAAVSGADIVLGVRRPEASEVSGAKPGALVISIMDPYGHEAALEELAKAGVSAFAMELMPRITRAQVMDVLSSQANLAGYRAVIDASSEFGRAFPMMMTAAGTVPAARVFVMGAGVAGLQAIATARRLGAVVSATDVRPAAKEQVESLGAKFIAVEDEEFKQAETAGGYAKQMSADYQAKQAALVAAHIAKQDVVITTALIPGRPAPKLVSEEMVASMKPGSVVIDLAVERGGNVVGAVPGEVATTANGVKIVGHLNVPGRLAATASQLYAKNLYAFVETLVNKESKTLAVKWDDELVKATLLTKDGAVVHPGFGGAPAPEAGAASAA from the coding sequence ATGCGTATTGCTATCGTCAAGGAGAGCTCTGGTTCGGAGCCACGGGTTGCCGCGTCCCCGGACACGGTTAAGCGTTATGTTGGACTTGGGTTTGAGGTTTTTGTTTCGTCTGGCGCGGGTGATTTGTCCGGGGTTGGCGACGGGGACTATGAAGGGGCCGGGGCGTCGGTTGTGGGGGACAACGCGGCGGCGGTTTCGGGGGCGGATATCGTTCTCGGTGTTCGCCGTCCCGAGGCGTCGGAGGTGTCGGGGGCCAAGCCCGGCGCGCTGGTGATCTCGATCATGGACCCCTACGGGCACGAGGCCGCGCTTGAGGAGCTGGCGAAGGCCGGCGTGTCGGCGTTCGCGATGGAGCTGATGCCGCGCATTACCCGTGCGCAGGTGATGGACGTTCTGTCGTCGCAGGCGAACCTTGCGGGCTACCGGGCGGTGATTGACGCCAGCAGCGAGTTCGGCCGGGCGTTTCCGATGATGATGACGGCGGCGGGCACGGTTCCCGCGGCGCGTGTTTTCGTGATGGGGGCGGGCGTTGCCGGCCTTCAGGCGATCGCGACGGCGCGCCGGCTCGGCGCGGTGGTGTCGGCGACCGACGTGCGCCCGGCGGCGAAAGAGCAGGTGGAGAGCCTCGGCGCCAAGTTCATCGCGGTCGAGGACGAGGAGTTCAAGCAGGCCGAGACGGCGGGCGGCTACGCCAAGCAGATGTCGGCGGACTACCAGGCCAAGCAGGCGGCGCTGGTGGCGGCGCACATCGCCAAGCAGGACGTGGTGATCACCACGGCGCTGATCCCCGGCCGTCCGGCGCCGAAGCTGGTGTCGGAGGAGATGGTGGCGTCGATGAAGCCGGGTTCGGTGGTCATCGACCTGGCGGTCGAGCGGGGGGGCAATGTCGTCGGCGCGGTGCCGGGCGAGGTGGCGACCACGGCGAACGGGGTGAAGATCGTCGGGCACCTGAACGTGCCGGGCCGTCTGGCGGCGACGGCGTCGCAGCTTTACGCCAAGAACCTGTACGCCTTCGTCGAGACGCTGGTGAACAAGGAAAGCAAGACGCTCGCGGTGAAGTGGGACGATGAGCTGGTGAAGGCGACGCTGCTGACCAAGGACGGCGCGGTGGTGCATCCCGGCTTTGGCGGGGCTCCGGCACCCGAGGCCGGGGCGGCGAGCGCGGCGTAG
- a CDS encoding aa3-type cytochrome c oxidase subunit IV, which produces MADHGAPEYATADGNDYAEHTGTYHLFTKMALVSTVAVACFMVSLAIGGANGHWGLFTLGTLGSIAVTAIGLVSKDGKPKVLFGLLAVLTLVLILTS; this is translated from the coding sequence ATGGCTGATCACGGAGCGCCGGAATACGCCACGGCTGACGGTAACGACTACGCCGAGCACACCGGCACCTATCACCTCTTCACCAAGATGGCGCTGGTCAGCACGGTCGCCGTTGCCTGCTTCATGGTGTCGCTCGCCATTGGCGGGGCGAACGGTCACTGGGGCCTGTTCACGCTCGGTACGCTGGGCTCGATCGCGGTAACGGCGATCGGTCTGGTTTCGAAGGATGGCAAGCCGAAAGTTCTGTTCGGTCTGCTCGCCGTCCTCACGCTTGTTCTTATCCTCACGTCCTGA
- a CDS encoding ABC1 kinase family protein: MTDTPDREANRLSARAARYARVGTRVGGVAARIAGTRLFGLEGQRGGNAEALAAALGGLKGPIMKVAQLMATIPDALPPEYATELATLQSQAPPMGWAFVKRRMMAELGADWMERFARFDKEPAAAASLGQVHRALALDGTELACKLQYPDMQSAVEADLRQLDFIFAIHRRMDPAIDTSEIAQEIGARVREELDYRREAANAALYAHILADEPAVRVPRSHPGLSTGRLLTLDWLEGRRMLDFVDAPLETRNRLARAMFAAWWVPFSRFGVIHGDPHLGNYTVFEEKGVPGGINLLDYGCIRIFPPSFVGGVVDLYRGLQSGDDARVVHAYETWGFRGLTRDLIDVLNIWARFIYGPLLDDRVRTIADGVAPGEYGRREAFTVHRALKEKGPIRVPREFVFMDRAAIGLGGVFLHLKAELNFHTLFEAAIADFSVEEVAARQGAALAGAGLA; encoded by the coding sequence GTGACCGATACCCCTGATCGTGAAGCCAACCGCCTTTCCGCCCGCGCCGCGCGTTATGCCCGGGTTGGCACACGGGTGGGGGGCGTGGCGGCGCGAATCGCGGGAACGCGCCTGTTCGGCCTCGAAGGTCAGCGCGGGGGCAATGCCGAGGCGCTGGCGGCGGCGCTGGGTGGGCTCAAGGGCCCGATCATGAAGGTCGCCCAGCTCATGGCGACCATCCCCGACGCGTTGCCCCCCGAATACGCCACCGAACTCGCCACGCTGCAGAGCCAGGCCCCGCCGATGGGCTGGGCCTTCGTCAAGCGCCGGATGATGGCCGAGCTTGGCGCGGACTGGATGGAGCGCTTCGCCCGCTTCGACAAGGAGCCGGCCGCCGCCGCCTCGCTCGGCCAGGTGCACCGCGCCCTTGCGCTCGATGGCACCGAACTCGCCTGCAAGCTGCAGTACCCCGACATGCAGTCCGCGGTGGAGGCGGATCTGCGCCAGCTCGATTTCATCTTCGCCATTCACCGGCGCATGGACCCGGCCATCGACACCAGCGAGATCGCGCAGGAGATCGGCGCGCGGGTCCGCGAGGAGCTCGATTACCGCCGCGAGGCCGCCAACGCGGCCCTTTACGCGCACATTCTCGCCGACGAGCCCGCCGTGCGTGTGCCCCGCTCCCATCCCGGGCTGTCCACCGGCCGCCTGCTCACGCTGGACTGGCTTGAGGGACGGCGCATGCTGGATTTCGTCGACGCGCCACTGGAGACCCGCAACCGTCTCGCGCGCGCCATGTTCGCGGCGTGGTGGGTGCCCTTCAGCCGGTTCGGCGTGATCCATGGCGACCCGCATCTGGGCAACTACACCGTGTTCGAGGAGAAGGGCGTGCCCGGCGGCATCAACCTTCTCGACTATGGCTGCATCCGCATCTTCCCGCCCAGCTTCGTCGGCGGCGTGGTGGACCTTTATCGCGGCCTCCAGAGCGGGGATGACGCCCGCGTCGTCCATGCCTATGAGACGTGGGGCTTCCGCGGCCTGACGCGGGATCTGATCGACGTGCTCAATATCTGGGCCCGCTTCATCTACGGCCCGCTGCTCGACGACCGCGTGCGCACCATTGCCGATGGCGTGGCGCCGGGCGAATACGGGCGGCGCGAGGCTTTCACCGTGCACCGCGCGCTGAAGGAAAAGGGCCCGATCCGCGTCCCGCGCGAATTCGTCTTCATGGACCGGGCGGCCATCGGCCTTGGCGGGGTGTTCCTGCACCTCAAGGCCGAGCTCAATTTCCACACCCTGTTCGAGGCGGCCATTGCCGACTTCTCGGTGGAGGAAGTGGCGGCGCGTCAAGGCGCCGCGCTTGCGGGAGCGGGTCTGGCCTGA
- a CDS encoding DUF6790 family protein encodes MVFWFPLLAWAAALLIAFYMLARGPRPITAGRVVDQLLRYILVFPVGLMGLWGFTGHVFFAEQAAASIGWAPSPFQFEVGMANLGIGLAGIIGAFLPSPGFRAAVGVMMAGFLGGAGVGHLVQIGETGNMAAGNAGPILYTDFLTPLAVLGLLLVQRFLVRSPAT; translated from the coding sequence ATGGTTTTCTGGTTTCCGTTGCTGGCATGGGCGGCTGCGCTGCTCATCGCCTTCTACATGCTGGCGCGCGGGCCGCGCCCGATCACGGCCGGCCGGGTGGTGGACCAGCTGCTGCGCTACATACTGGTGTTTCCGGTCGGTCTCATGGGTCTGTGGGGCTTCACCGGGCATGTGTTTTTTGCCGAGCAGGCGGCCGCCTCGATCGGCTGGGCGCCGAGCCCGTTCCAGTTCGAGGTCGGCATGGCCAATCTCGGCATCGGGCTCGCCGGCATCATCGGTGCCTTTCTGCCGTCGCCCGGCTTCCGCGCCGCGGTGGGGGTGATGATGGCCGGCTTCCTCGGCGGCGCCGGCGTCGGCCATCTGGTGCAGATCGGGGAGACCGGCAATATGGCCGCGGGCAATGCCGGCCCCATTCTCTACACCGATTTCCTCACCCCGCTCGCCGTGCTCGGTCTTCTGCTGGTGCAGCGCTTCCTCGTCCGTTCGCCTGCGACGTGA
- a CDS encoding heme-dependent oxidative N-demethylase family protein: MNIVSTPVASSPSAHSPAADDAEAAPFVHAPFDGSRKPFAIGLAPLDLAEWIEPDPGLARHLAEREALIRDKRDVVFREEPSSRAAQREALDLVVDHVTTRYPDLYKLDGRTLTVVPTGRRFDLDDEGEAPLAVAGHIIADDLLILAPGEAGYRLVAAVLCFPSAWSLAEKFGQSLDGLHQAVPGYQSKLSRVMNRIFENLKVDQPVWRLNWSIYPDDALHHPESKERPREWFSDPANPSPQAFVRVERQTLRRMPESGSMLFTVRIHVDPFSAFRRYPEGQALAAALREQILALDPEQLDYKALTGQRDAVAAVLERIAQGE; this comes from the coding sequence ATGAACATCGTGTCGACCCCGGTCGCGTCATCCCCGTCCGCTCATTCCCCGGCGGCGGACGACGCCGAAGCCGCCCCCTTCGTGCACGCCCCCTTCGACGGCTCGCGAAAGCCGTTCGCCATCGGTCTTGCCCCGCTCGATCTGGCGGAGTGGATCGAGCCCGATCCCGGCCTCGCCCGCCATCTCGCGGAGCGCGAGGCGCTGATCCGCGACAAGCGCGACGTCGTGTTCCGCGAGGAGCCCTCCAGCCGGGCCGCGCAGCGCGAGGCGCTTGACCTCGTGGTCGATCACGTCACCACCCGCTATCCCGACCTCTACAAGCTGGACGGCCGCACCCTCACCGTGGTGCCGACGGGGCGCCGCTTCGATCTCGATGATGAGGGCGAGGCGCCGCTGGCGGTCGCCGGCCACATCATCGCCGATGATCTGCTGATCCTGGCGCCGGGCGAGGCCGGCTACCGGCTGGTCGCCGCCGTGCTGTGCTTTCCCTCCGCCTGGTCGCTTGCCGAGAAGTTCGGCCAGTCGCTGGACGGTCTGCACCAGGCCGTGCCGGGCTATCAGTCGAAGCTCTCCCGGGTGATGAACCGCATTTTCGAGAACCTGAAGGTCGATCAGCCGGTGTGGCGGCTGAACTGGTCGATCTATCCCGACGACGCGCTTCACCACCCCGAATCCAAAGAGCGCCCGCGCGAGTGGTTCAGCGATCCCGCCAATCCCTCGCCCCAGGCCTTCGTGCGGGTGGAGCGCCAGACGCTGCGCCGCATGCCGGAAAGCGGCAGCATGCTGTTCACCGTGCGCATCCATGTCGATCCGTTCAGCGCCTTCAGGCGTTACCCGGAAGGGCAGGCGCTCGCCGCCGCGCTGCGTGAGCAGATCCTCGCGCTCGACCCGGAGCAGCTGGACTACAAGGCGCTGACCGGGCAGCGCGACGCGGTCGCCGCGGTGCTGGAGCGCATCGCGCAAGGCGAGTAG